One window from the genome of Thalassospira xiamenensis M-5 = DSM 17429 encodes:
- a CDS encoding ROK family transcriptional regulator, which translates to MTPSLYINPDIAGDEGQGARPLHPGGGANQLRVRAYNERLVLSLVRRNVGLSKADIARLSGLSAQTVSVIMRALEKDGLLKRGDPVRGKVGKPSIPMALDPDGVFSFGLKIGRRSAELILMDFVGTVRASLNEAYKYPTPDGIRKFVRASVEQLSRDLSTTHRQRIAGIGIAAPFELWNWVEEVGAPPEDMSAWREVDLIDIIGEIVPFPVFQQNDATAACGAELVFGAGPNYSDFAYFFIGSFIGGGVVLNQALYAGKTGNAGAFGSMPVPSRSGHPSQLIDQASIFVLEEMLTREGRDPALLWKDPDYWRQLGATLDLWIDHTARGLAIAITSVCSVIDFEAVIVDGGFPKDVCARIVDATRKATLKLDLQGIAPPHIEQGAVGSAARAIGAASLPLFSRYLLDQNVLFKQMA; encoded by the coding sequence ATGACACCTTCACTGTATATCAACCCGGACATTGCCGGGGATGAGGGACAGGGAGCGCGTCCGCTTCATCCGGGCGGGGGTGCGAACCAGTTACGCGTGCGCGCCTATAATGAACGGCTGGTATTGTCACTGGTGCGTCGCAATGTCGGATTGTCGAAGGCCGACATTGCCCGTCTTTCCGGACTTTCGGCGCAAACCGTTTCCGTGATCATGCGTGCGCTGGAAAAGGATGGCTTGCTCAAACGCGGCGATCCGGTGCGCGGCAAGGTTGGCAAACCATCAATCCCGATGGCACTTGATCCCGATGGCGTTTTTTCATTCGGCCTTAAAATTGGGCGACGCAGCGCCGAACTGATCCTGATGGATTTTGTCGGGACTGTCCGCGCCAGCCTGAACGAAGCCTATAAATACCCGACCCCGGACGGCATCCGCAAATTCGTCCGTGCCTCGGTCGAACAATTGTCGCGCGACCTGTCAACCACGCATCGCCAACGCATCGCCGGGATCGGCATTGCCGCCCCGTTTGAATTGTGGAACTGGGTCGAAGAAGTCGGCGCCCCGCCCGAAGATATGAGCGCCTGGCGTGAAGTCGATCTGATCGACATCATCGGCGAAATCGTGCCGTTCCCCGTGTTTCAGCAGAATGACGCCACGGCGGCCTGCGGGGCGGAACTGGTATTTGGGGCAGGGCCGAATTATTCCGACTTCGCCTATTTCTTTATCGGATCGTTCATTGGTGGCGGGGTGGTGCTCAATCAGGCGCTTTATGCTGGTAAAACCGGCAATGCCGGGGCCTTTGGCTCGATGCCTGTGCCCTCGCGATCCGGCCATCCCAGCCAGTTGATCGATCAGGCATCCATCTTCGTGCTCGAAGAAATGCTGACCCGCGAAGGCCGTGATCCCGCCCTGCTTTGGAAGGATCCCGATTACTGGCGTCAGCTTGGCGCAACCCTTGACCTCTGGATTGACCATACCGCGCGCGGCCTGGCAATCGCCATTACCTCGGTCTGCTCGGTGATTGATTTCGAAGCCGTCATTGTCGATGGCGGCTTCCCCAAAGATGTCTGTGCCAGAATCGTCGATGCCACGCGCAAGGCCACCCTCAAACTCGACCTGCAAGGCATCGCCCCCCCGCATATCGAACAGGGTGCGGTCGGCAGTGCCGCACGT
- a CDS encoding sugar ABC transporter substrate-binding protein: MKKTLVGATLGALTLGLAAAPHAAKADEIGACLITKTDINPFFVKMKEGAQAASVANGVNLSTFAGKIDGDHETQVQAIESCIASGAKGILLTASDTKAIVPVVKKARDAGLLVIALDTPLEPIDSADATFATDNFKAGELIGQWAAAKLGDKASEAKIAFLDLTPSAPSVDVLRDQGFMKGFGIDIKDPNKIGDEDDPRIVGHDITNGNEEGGRKAMENLLQQDSEINVVYTINEPAAAGAYEALKSFGMEDGVLIVSVDGGCPGVLNVQDGVIGATSQQYPLDMAYKGIEAIKAWAESGEKPANTEGLNFYDTGVNLVTGDPAEGVPSIDIDEGMKRCWG; this comes from the coding sequence ATGAAGAAGACTCTTGTTGGCGCCACCCTTGGGGCGCTTACGCTTGGCCTTGCCGCTGCACCGCATGCTGCCAAAGCCGATGAAATCGGTGCCTGCCTTATCACCAAAACCGACATCAACCCATTCTTCGTGAAAATGAAGGAAGGCGCGCAGGCCGCGTCGGTTGCCAATGGTGTCAACCTTTCGACTTTTGCCGGTAAAATCGATGGGGACCATGAAACCCAGGTGCAGGCGATTGAATCCTGCATCGCATCGGGTGCGAAGGGTATCCTTCTGACCGCATCGGACACCAAGGCGATTGTGCCGGTTGTCAAAAAGGCGCGTGATGCCGGATTGCTCGTCATTGCACTTGATACCCCGCTTGAGCCAATCGACTCCGCCGATGCGACCTTTGCCACCGATAACTTCAAGGCGGGCGAATTGATCGGCCAATGGGCCGCTGCCAAGCTCGGCGACAAGGCCTCGGAAGCAAAAATCGCGTTTCTTGACCTGACGCCAAGTGCCCCATCGGTTGACGTTCTGCGTGATCAGGGCTTCATGAAAGGGTTCGGGATCGACATCAAGGACCCGAACAAAATCGGTGACGAAGATGATCCCCGCATCGTTGGCCATGACATCACCAACGGCAACGAGGAAGGCGGCCGCAAGGCGATGGAAAACCTGTTGCAGCAGGATTCCGAAATCAACGTCGTCTATACCATCAACGAACCGGCAGCCGCCGGTGCCTATGAGGCGCTGAAATCGTTTGGCATGGAAGACGGCGTTCTGATCGTGTCGGTCGATGGCGGTTGCCCGGGCGTTCTGAACGTTCAGGATGGCGTGATTGGCGCAACATCGCAGCAATATCCGCTTGATATGGCCTATAAAGGTATTGAAGCAATCAAGGCCTGGGCCGAAAGCGGTGAAAAACCAGCCAATACCGAAGGTCTTAACTTCTATGATACCGGGGTCAACCTTGTGACGGGTGATCCAGCCGAAGGTGTTCCGTCGATTGATATCGATGAAGGCATGAAACGCTGCTGGGGCTAA
- a CDS encoding ABC transporter permease, with amino-acid sequence MSEPARTSRTKQEYEQTLDASDKAVAQFDHKSRNFLDATQHFLHGNPTMVPVIVLVISIIIFGALAGPKFFSPFNLSLIVQQVSIIGILAAAQSLVILTAGIDLSVGAIMVLMSVIMGQLAITLGVPAPLAILIGFVGGILAGMLNGFLVTRIKLPPFIVTLGTWNIFFALNLWLSGAQSIRSQTLDEIAPLLKFFGESIAIGGARITYGSVLMLVIFAVLWYILNHTSWGRHVYAIGDDKEAAELSGIRTNRTLIMVYGLAGLVCAIGAWASIGRVGSVSPQSFQEANLQSITAVVIGGISLFGGRGSIIGPLIGALIVGVFNSGLRLVGVDVLWQVFAIGWLTIIAVAIDQWIRKVSS; translated from the coding sequence ATGAGCGAACCTGCTCGCACATCTCGCACGAAACAGGAATACGAACAGACGCTTGACGCCAGCGACAAGGCGGTTGCGCAGTTCGACCATAAAAGCCGGAACTTTCTGGATGCCACGCAACATTTCCTGCATGGCAATCCGACGATGGTGCCGGTGATCGTCCTTGTCATTTCGATTATCATCTTTGGTGCACTGGCGGGACCGAAGTTCTTTTCGCCGTTCAACCTGTCGCTGATTGTGCAGCAGGTTTCGATCATCGGCATTCTGGCCGCCGCACAAAGCCTTGTGATCCTGACCGCCGGGATTGATCTTTCGGTCGGTGCGATCATGGTTTTGATGTCGGTCATTATGGGGCAACTTGCGATCACGCTTGGCGTCCCCGCACCGCTTGCCATCCTGATCGGGTTTGTCGGCGGCATTCTGGCCGGGATGCTGAACGGGTTTCTCGTCACCCGCATCAAGTTACCGCCCTTTATCGTGACATTGGGCACGTGGAATATTTTCTTTGCGCTGAACCTTTGGCTTTCGGGCGCGCAGTCGATCCGCAGCCAGACACTGGATGAAATCGCACCGCTTTTGAAATTCTTTGGCGAAAGCATCGCGATTGGTGGGGCGCGGATCACCTATGGCTCGGTCCTGATGCTCGTCATATTTGCCGTCCTTTGGTACATCCTGAACCATACCAGTTGGGGCCGGCATGTTTATGCCATCGGCGATGACAAGGAAGCCGCCGAACTTTCAGGCATTCGCACCAACCGAACGCTTATCATGGTTTATGGCCTTGCCGGGCTTGTATGCGCGATTGGCGCATGGGCATCGATCGGGCGTGTTGGCTCGGTTTCGCCGCAAAGTTTTCAGGAAGCAAACCTGCAATCGATTACCGCAGTTGTGATTGGCGGCATTTCGCTGTTTGGCGGGCGCGGGTCGATCATCGGGCCGCTGATCGGGGCGCTGATCGTTGGGGTGTTCAATTCCGGGCTTCGGCTTGTCGGGGTTGATGTTCTTTGGCAGGTGTTTGCAATCGGCTGGCTGACGATTATCGCCGTTGCAATCGACCAGTGGATCAGAAAGGTATCGTCATGA
- a CDS encoding ATP-binding cassette domain-containing protein: protein MSTDKKPVLTARGIVKRYGRVTALDQADFDLYPGEVLAVIGDNGAGKSSLIKALSGAITVDEGSIELDGKPVRFSSPMEAREAGIETVYQNLALSPALSIADNMFMGRELRQPGFMGKYFGALDHKGMQRIAREKLSELGLMTIQNINQAVETLSGGQRQGVAVARAAAFGSRVVIMDEPTAALGVKESRRVLELIADVKSRGMPIVLISHNMPHVFEVADRIHVHRLGKRLCTINPDDYSMSDAVAFMTGAKEPPEISAAA from the coding sequence ATGAGCACGGATAAAAAACCTGTCCTGACCGCACGCGGTATCGTTAAACGCTATGGCCGGGTGACCGCACTTGATCAGGCGGATTTTGACCTTTATCCCGGTGAAGTCCTTGCGGTGATCGGTGATAACGGCGCGGGCAAATCATCATTGATCAAGGCGCTTTCGGGTGCGATCACGGTGGACGAAGGCAGCATCGAGCTTGATGGCAAACCGGTGCGTTTTTCATCACCGATGGAAGCGCGCGAAGCCGGGATCGAGACAGTTTATCAGAACCTTGCGCTTTCGCCGGCCCTGTCGATTGCGGATAACATGTTCATGGGGCGCGAGCTACGCCAACCGGGTTTTATGGGCAAATATTTCGGGGCCCTTGACCATAAAGGAATGCAACGCATCGCGCGGGAAAAGCTTTCCGAGCTTGGCCTGATGACGATCCAGAACATCAATCAGGCGGTCGAAACGCTTTCGGGCGGGCAGCGGCAGGGGGTTGCGGTTGCCCGTGCGGCGGCCTTCGGATCACGCGTCGTGATCATGGATGAACCGACCGCGGCATTGGGCGTCAAGGAAAGCCGCCGGGTGCTGGAACTTATTGCCGATGTCAAATCGCGCGGCATGCCGATTGTGCTGATTTCGCACAATATGCCCCATGTGTTCGAAGTGGCAGATCGCATTCATGTGCATCGTTTGGGCAAGCGGCTTTGCACGATCAATCCTGATGATTACAGCATGTCGGACGCGGTTGCCTTTATGACCGGGGCAAAGGAGCCGCCAGAAATATCTGCGGCGGCCTGA
- a CDS encoding nucleoside triphosphate hydrolase, which yields MVPDIDTLTAMIRARQIGDRRLLVAIAGAPASGKSTLSDRLHHHLGGDEAGAVVVPMDGYHFDDAILSARGLLPRKGAPETFDTGGFKRTLEAIRTDDDDVYVPVFDRHLELSRGSARCVSRSHRIVLVEGNYLLLNQSPWDQLASLFDLTLFIDTPLAVLEKRLAQRWLDHGHDQPSARQKALDNDIPNARTVAEYSKFGTAIIINNA from the coding sequence ATGGTGCCGGATATCGACACCCTGACGGCGATGATCAGGGCCAGACAGATTGGTGATCGACGCCTCCTTGTCGCGATCGCCGGAGCACCAGCCTCGGGCAAGTCAACCTTGTCCGACCGGCTTCATCACCATCTGGGGGGTGATGAAGCCGGGGCTGTTGTCGTGCCGATGGATGGCTATCATTTCGATGATGCCATCCTTTCTGCGCGGGGATTGCTGCCGCGTAAAGGTGCGCCGGAAACGTTTGATACCGGCGGCTTCAAACGCACGCTTGAAGCGATCCGTACCGATGATGACGATGTTTATGTCCCGGTATTCGACCGCCATCTGGAACTGTCACGCGGATCGGCCCGATGCGTTTCACGAAGCCATCGCATTGTGCTGGTCGAAGGCAATTATCTGTTGCTCAACCAGTCGCCGTGGGATCAGTTGGCAAGCCTGTTCGACCTGACCCTGTTCATCGACACACCGCTTGCGGTTTTGGAAAAGCGTCTTGCTCAGCGGTGGCTTGACCACGGACATGACCAGCCTTCAGCGCGGCAGAAAGCATTGGATAATGATATCCCCAATGCCAGAACTGTTGCCGAGTACAGCAAGTTCGGCACAGCCATTATTATAAATAACGCCTGA
- a CDS encoding class I SAM-dependent methyltransferase, with the protein MIVEVLQLMILVGRAMDENKKYTSANRAAWDASAPLHEAGETWQRLLAEVAKADFSTFDETLRETLEDVGVVGKRVVQVCCNNGREVLSLSAMGAKTVLGIDQSDAFLAQARKLAHLSGRKCDFLCADIYELPQDTPGDFDLGLITIGVLNWMPDLKRFFDAVSGLLARDGVLVIYETHPFLEMFDPTSADPFSPSQSYFDRGPHANEDTITYDGSDGGQGPVSWWFSHTMGEIVSAAVAAGLKLERFNEYPHSNRETEFDIYEDRKVQIPMCYTLVLRKER; encoded by the coding sequence GTGATTGTTGAAGTGCTACAACTTATGATATTGGTGGGGCGGGCCATGGACGAGAACAAAAAATACACATCGGCCAACCGTGCCGCATGGGATGCCTCTGCACCATTGCATGAAGCCGGTGAAACCTGGCAACGACTTTTGGCCGAGGTTGCGAAAGCCGATTTCTCGACGTTTGACGAAACCTTGCGGGAAACGTTGGAGGATGTCGGTGTCGTGGGAAAACGCGTCGTGCAGGTGTGCTGCAATAACGGTCGCGAAGTGCTGTCCTTGTCGGCCATGGGAGCAAAAACTGTGCTTGGGATTGATCAATCCGATGCATTTCTCGCGCAAGCCCGGAAGCTGGCGCATCTATCGGGACGGAAATGTGATTTTCTCTGTGCTGATATTTACGAATTGCCGCAAGACACGCCGGGCGATTTTGACCTTGGTTTGATTACCATTGGTGTTCTGAACTGGATGCCGGATTTGAAACGTTTCTTCGATGCCGTCTCAGGGCTGCTGGCTCGGGATGGGGTGCTCGTTATCTATGAAACCCACCCGTTTCTTGAAATGTTTGATCCGACTTCTGCCGATCCGTTTTCACCGTCTCAATCATATTTTGACCGTGGGCCACACGCAAACGAAGATACCATAACGTATGACGGATCTGATGGTGGGCAGGGGCCGGTTTCATGGTGGTTTAGCCATACGATGGGCGAAATCGTGTCTGCGGCTGTCGCGGCCGGATTAAAACTGGAACGTTTTAACGAATATCCGCATTCAAATCGGGAAACTGAATTTGATATCTATGAAGACAGGAAAGTCCAGATCCCGATGTGCTATACGCTGGTGTTGCGAAAAGAACGGTAA
- a CDS encoding LysR family transcriptional regulator has translation MDWEALRTFAVVCRANTMSAAARELGVNQTTIARRIARLEEATGFPVLLRRDGQMRPTLRAQSLLKTARAMEAEVSTLLEANGTLSEKVARPEISGVVRVAGVDVIFENCIAPRLGELTSNHPSLCVELIGGNRNLSLPQRETDIALRLARPQTGAFHIRKIGVMEYGIYGPAGMDDPTDAPWVDLDDAFADKPEQIWLNRHFPNRHTISRSNRGSIMATMACSANAFALLPRCLGDRLAGLTRKPDIEPEGREIWLLIHQDMRHVPRVRVVAEWVSDVLIGNPAIKSV, from the coding sequence ATGGATTGGGAAGCCTTGCGGACATTCGCCGTCGTTTGCCGCGCAAATACCATGAGTGCGGCCGCGCGTGAACTTGGCGTCAACCAGACGACGATTGCGCGCCGTATTGCCCGCCTTGAAGAAGCCACCGGCTTTCCTGTCCTGCTGCGTCGGGATGGCCAGATGCGCCCGACATTGCGCGCACAAAGCCTTCTGAAAACCGCAAGGGCGATGGAGGCCGAAGTCAGTACCTTGCTCGAAGCAAATGGCACTCTGTCGGAAAAGGTAGCCCGTCCGGAAATATCGGGTGTTGTTCGCGTTGCCGGGGTGGATGTGATTTTTGAAAACTGCATTGCCCCGCGTCTGGGGGAACTGACATCAAACCATCCATCCCTTTGCGTCGAACTGATTGGCGGCAACCGCAATCTAAGCCTGCCGCAACGTGAAACCGATATTGCGCTACGCCTTGCCAGGCCACAAACCGGGGCATTTCACATCCGGAAAATCGGTGTGATGGAATACGGTATTTATGGTCCCGCCGGGATGGATGACCCGACCGATGCACCGTGGGTCGATCTTGACGACGCATTTGCCGACAAGCCCGAACAGATATGGCTCAACCGCCATTTCCCCAATCGCCACACCATCAGCCGTTCCAATCGCGGATCCATCATGGCGACGATGGCATGTTCGGCCAATGCCTTTGCCCTGTTGCCAAGATGTTTGGGAGATCGCCTCGCGGGGCTGACGCGCAAACCCGATATCGAGCCGGAGGGACGCGAAATCTGGCTCCTGATCCATCAGGACATGCGCCATGTGCCGCGTGTGCGGGTTGTTGCCGAATGGGTGTCTGATGTGCTGATTGGCAATCCGGCAATTAAATCCGTGTGA
- a CDS encoding cysteine hydrolase family protein, with amino-acid sequence MSAQSIFEILGVELPTGSARDAALIVIDAQEEYRSGRLKLSGLEPALDNVARLIAHWRAQNGTLIHIQHHGQGLFDPEGPYAKIMDEVAPRDGEPVLTKNVPNAFGGTNLRDLIDQAGLKHVVLAGFMTHVCVSTTARSANEQGLQVTIAGDAATTRDLPATSDHATIPAKELHRAELAILADAFAKVVTTGDVLKA; translated from the coding sequence ATGAGTGCACAATCCATCTTTGAAATTCTTGGCGTTGAACTTCCGACCGGATCGGCGCGGGATGCTGCATTGATCGTGATCGATGCCCAGGAAGAATATCGCAGTGGCAGGTTGAAGCTATCAGGGCTTGAACCTGCACTGGACAATGTGGCCCGCCTGATCGCCCATTGGCGCGCGCAGAACGGCACCTTGATCCATATCCAGCATCACGGACAGGGTCTGTTTGATCCCGAAGGTCCGTATGCCAAGATCATGGACGAAGTCGCCCCGCGCGACGGCGAGCCGGTTCTGACAAAGAATGTACCCAATGCCTTTGGCGGGACTAATCTGCGCGACCTGATTGATCAGGCCGGATTGAAACATGTGGTGCTGGCCGGTTTCATGACACATGTCTGCGTGTCGACCACCGCACGTTCCGCCAACGAACAGGGATTGCAGGTCACCATCGCGGGGGATGCGGCCACCACACGCGACCTGCCCGCAACATCCGACCACGCTACTATCCCGGCCAAGGAATTGCACCGCGCCGAACTGGCCATTCTGGCCGATGCGTTTGCCAAGGTTGTGACGACCGGGGATGTTCTAAAAGCTTGA
- the phbB gene encoding acetoacetyl-CoA reductase — translation MTKTALVTGGTRGIGKAISLALKEAGHTVVANYAGNDDAARAFTEETGIATFKWSVADADACADGIRQVESEVGPVDILVNNAGITRDGFMHKMSVDHWQSVIETNLSALFYMTKPVLEGMRERGFGRVVNISSINGQAGQLGQTNYSAAKAGVHGFTKALAQEVARKGVTVNTIAPGYINTDMVAAVPEKVLEGIIAKIPVGRLGEAEEIAQAVLFLCGPNSGFITGSCLSLNGGQHMF, via the coding sequence ATGACAAAAACGGCACTGGTAACCGGTGGCACACGCGGAATTGGCAAGGCGATCAGCCTGGCGCTCAAGGAAGCGGGCCATACGGTTGTTGCAAACTATGCAGGCAATGATGACGCTGCCCGCGCTTTCACCGAAGAAACCGGCATTGCGACCTTCAAATGGAGTGTTGCCGATGCCGATGCCTGTGCGGATGGCATTCGACAGGTGGAATCCGAAGTCGGGCCGGTTGATATTCTGGTCAATAACGCGGGGATTACCCGTGATGGCTTCATGCACAAGATGTCGGTTGACCATTGGCAATCGGTGATCGAAACGAATTTAAGCGCGCTGTTCTATATGACCAAGCCGGTGCTTGAAGGCATGCGCGAACGCGGGTTCGGGCGGGTCGTCAATATCTCGTCGATCAATGGTCAGGCCGGTCAGCTCGGCCAGACCAACTATTCCGCCGCCAAGGCTGGGGTGCATGGTTTTACCAAGGCACTGGCACAGGAAGTCGCGCGCAAGGGTGTGACGGTCAATACCATCGCGCCAGGCTATATCAATACTGACATGGTCGCCGCCGTTCCGGAAAAGGTTCTGGAAGGCATCATCGCCAAAATCCCGGTTGGTCGTCTTGGCGAGGCCGAGGAAATCGCACAGGCCGTTCTGTTCCTGTGTGGCCCGAATTCCGGCTTCATCACCGGTTCCTGTCTGTCGCTCAATGGCGGACAGCATATGTTCTGA
- a CDS encoding acetyl-CoA C-acetyltransferase — MTDVVIVGAARTPIGAFSGSLANTPAHELGAVAIKAALERSGVEADAVNEVIFGQVLTGGAGQNPARQAAIAAGIPDSATAFVINQVCGSGLRTVALAAQQIMAGDAKIVVAGGQENMSMSPHVANLRAGHKMGDVKFIDSMIKDGLWCAFNGYHMGNTAENIATKWQITREEQDAFATASQNKAEAAQKSGRFNDEIAPVTLSSRKGDVVFDADEYPRHGASLEGMAKLRPAFDKEGTVTAGNASGINDGAAALIVMSADEAAKRGLTPLATIKSWATAGVDPAVMGSGPIPASRKALEKAGWSVGDLDLIEANEAFAAQAIAVNRDMGWDTDKVNVNGGAIALGHPIGASGARVFTTLLYEMQKRDAKKGLATLCIGGGMGVALCVER, encoded by the coding sequence ATGACAGACGTCGTAATTGTGGGTGCCGCGCGCACACCGATCGGCGCTTTTAGCGGTTCGCTGGCCAATACCCCAGCACACGAGCTTGGCGCTGTTGCCATCAAGGCGGCTCTGGAACGTTCCGGTGTCGAGGCGGATGCCGTAAACGAGGTTATTTTCGGTCAGGTTCTGACCGGCGGAGCCGGACAGAATCCGGCACGCCAGGCGGCCATCGCGGCGGGTATCCCCGATAGTGCCACCGCCTTTGTCATCAATCAGGTCTGTGGATCGGGCCTTCGCACCGTTGCCCTTGCCGCCCAGCAGATCATGGCGGGTGACGCCAAAATCGTCGTTGCCGGTGGTCAGGAAAACATGTCCATGTCGCCGCACGTTGCCAATCTGCGTGCCGGTCACAAGATGGGTGATGTCAAATTCATCGACAGCATGATCAAGGATGGCCTGTGGTGCGCTTTCAATGGCTATCACATGGGCAACACCGCGGAAAACATTGCCACTAAATGGCAGATCACCCGCGAAGAACAGGATGCCTTCGCGACCGCGTCACAAAACAAGGCCGAAGCCGCCCAGAAATCCGGCCGCTTCAATGATGAAATCGCCCCTGTTACCCTTTCCTCGCGCAAGGGCGATGTGGTCTTTGATGCCGATGAATATCCGCGTCATGGTGCCAGCCTCGAAGGCATGGCGAAACTACGCCCGGCCTTTGATAAGGAAGGCACGGTAACCGCCGGTAACGCATCGGGCATCAATGACGGGGCCGCTGCCCTGATTGTCATGTCGGCTGACGAGGCCGCTAAACGCGGCCTGACCCCGCTTGCTACGATCAAAAGCTGGGCGACCGCCGGGGTTGATCCGGCTGTTATGGGCTCCGGCCCGATCCCGGCATCGCGCAAGGCACTTGAAAAAGCCGGTTGGTCGGTTGGTGATCTTGACCTGATCGAAGCCAACGAAGCCTTTGCCGCACAGGCAATTGCGGTGAACCGTGACATGGGCTGGGATACCGACAAGGTTAACGTCAATGGCGGGGCCATTGCCCTTGGCCATCCGATTGGCGCATCGGGCGCACGTGTCTTTACCACCCTGCTGTACGAAATGCAGAAACGCGATGCCAAAAAGGGCCTTGCGACATTGTGCATTGGCGGCGGCATGGGGGTCGCACTGTGCGTCGAACGCTGA
- a CDS encoding DUF411 domain-containing protein has translation MLKTMKSQIARTLSAVAFAVTAAVILPSFTANAAGIEARIIKNPNCGCCTMHGDYLRQHGFDVTITEDENVASLAIMAGIPEDLQGCHLTMIDGYAISGHVPVETILRMLEERPAISAITLPGMPMGSPGMGGIKEAPFEIYSLVDGKTEIYELR, from the coding sequence ATGCTTAAAACCATGAAAAGCCAAATCGCCCGTACCTTGAGTGCGGTTGCCTTTGCCGTCACGGCGGCTGTTATCTTGCCGTCATTTACGGCCAATGCGGCGGGTATCGAAGCCAGGATCATCAAAAACCCGAATTGCGGTTGCTGCACAATGCATGGGGATTACCTTCGGCAGCACGGATTTGATGTTACAATCACCGAAGACGAAAATGTTGCTTCGCTGGCCATTATGGCCGGTATTCCCGAAGACCTGCAGGGATGTCACCTGACCATGATTGATGGCTATGCCATAAGCGGCCATGTGCCGGTCGAAACCATTTTAAGGATGCTTGAAGAACGTCCGGCGATTTCTGCAATCACCTTACCGGGAATGCCAATGGGCTCGCCTGGTATGGGCGGGATCAAGGAAGCCCCGTTCGAAATTTACAGTCTTGTCGACGGCAAAACCGAAATCTATGAGCTGAGATAA